The following is a genomic window from Candidatus Bathyarchaeia archaeon.
CTATGTCAACAGCGTTATCCACCGATATGCCAACGTCCGCGGTCTTCATGGAAGGCGCGTCGTTAACACCGTCCCCTAAATAGCCAACTACATGGCCATTGTTTTTCAACGCGGTGATTACTCTATCTTTTTGTGTAGGTGTAACCCTTGCGAAAACGTTTGCCTCCTCAACCGCGATTTGAAGGGCTTCATCTGTCATCTGCGCGATTTCGCCGCCGAGGAGGATGCCTTTAATTTCAAAACCCAAGTGTTCGCAGGTCTTTTTCGTAACCATTTCATTGTCGCCGGTGAGGATTTTTAACTCAACCCCAGCCTTATTCAGAAACTGTATGGATTCTCGAGCTGACTCTTTAGGTGGATCCAAAAAAGCAACAAATCCTAAAAACACCATTTCGCTTTCGTCGTTCACAGAGTATACAAGCTTCTCTTCTCTAAGTTTCTTATATGAAACCGCTAGAACTCTGAATCCTTCAGAGCTCAAATCATAGTATTTCTGCTCTATCTTCCCATGCAATTCTTCTGTTAAATCAAGCACCTTGTTTTCATGTTCACAGAATGAACAAATCTTAGAGATATCTTCAGGGGCCCCCTTCGCGATGAAGAATCTTTGTTTTTCATGCTCGACGACGACGGAGACTCTTCTTCTTACAAAATCGAATGGAACTTCGTCTATTTTCTGATAATCCTTCACGTCGATGTCTTTATATTCGAGTATGGCCTCGTCGAGTGGACTTTTCAGCCCTGTTTGATGGTAACTGTTCAAGAAAGAATATAACAGTACTTTTTCACTGTCTTTTCCTTCCATATCCACATGTAGTATAAGCTTTATTTTGTTTTCTGTAAGCGTACCCGTCTTATCTGTACATAAAATGTCCATGCTTCCAAAATTTTCAATAGAGGGCAAGTGTTTTACGATAACTCCGTTCTTAGACATAGCAAGAGCTCCCTTCGAAAGGTTTATGGATAGAATCATGGGTAGAAGTTCAGGCGTCATGCCGACGGATAGAGCTACGGCGAAAAGAAGAGACTCCAAAACGTCACGTCTAAAAAGCGCATTTGTGAAGAAAACAAACATCACTAGAAAGAAGGTGACTTGCATGATTAGAAAACTGAAACCTCTGATTCCTCTTTCAAACTCTGTTTCAGGCTGTTTTTCAACGAGTCTTTTAGCGATTTTCCCGTATTCAGTGAGGCCCCCTGTTTTTAAAACTAAGGCCGTCGCGGTTCCGCTGATGACTGATGTTCCCATGAAGAGACAGTTATTCCATTCGATTGGAGGTGCCTCGCTCTTTATCGATGCGGGTGTTTTTTCTACTGGAAAGGATTCTCCTGTTAACGTTGACTGATTCACGAACAGATCCTTAGCTGCGATGACCCTTGCATCCGCGGGCACGATGTCTCCGGCGGAGAGATATATGATGTCGCCTGGCACAATTTCAGAAAGCTTCACTTCTTGCTTAACACCGTCTCTCAGAACCGTCGCGGTTGTGGTTACTTTCTCCTTCAACAGCTCCGCGGCTTTTTCCGCCCTGGATTCTTGATAAAAGTCAAGTAGTACGCTGATGAAAACGATGGAAAAAATGATGCCGACGTTTACGATTTCCCCGATGAAACCTGCGATTAAACCTGCGATCAACAATATAACTATCAGGGGACTTCGGAAATGGGATAGAAATTCAGCGATGGCCGTTCTCTTCTTTCTTTTCGCGAGCTCATTGTAACCATATATTCTTAGCCTTTCTTCCACCTCTTCGGAGGAGAGGCCTGAAATGGAGGTGTTTAAACGGACGAGGAGGTCCTCAATCGGTAGGCTTAAAAGCTCTTCGGTTCTCGGCAGAGCCCAGCTCGAGCCTTGCCCAAGCTTCGTTCCCCCATCATTCCGAGCTCTCATCTTTTCCACGTCCATTTCTACCGAATCGCTCCTGAAGCTGGGCGTCGCCATTACCGCTATAAATCCACCATTCTTAAAACCGTTTCTACATTATTACGCGAATTCACCGATCGTGTTTGAAAAAGTCCACTTAGGGGGCTGAGAATAAGTCTTCTAATCAAAATAATGTGAGGTTAAAAATGAGTTAGAAGTTGTTATTCCTTGAAAAAGCTGAAAGTCAGAGCATCTGACCAATCTTAAGTGGCGCCGGGAGAGGGATTTGAACCCTCGTGACCCGAAGGGTCATCGGCTCTCCGCCTAGGGTTAGCAAGCCGACGCCATACCGCTAGGCGATCCCGGCGTTTAAATCAATTCATTAGCCTTCACGTAAACTTTTATTTAAGCCATAATTTAATTTTCCGGTGGAGCATTGTGGATTGAGAGCTCAGCCTATTCGAAGAGCATTCGCAAGCAGGCATTTAGAGTTCCCGGATGACTATGCGGGGAAGGTGGTTTACCCGACCGGCGTCAGGTGGGCTTGCGTGAAGTGTGGAGCATGCTGCATGGATCAAAACGGCCGGGAACGGAAGATTTGGATGTTGAAGCGGGAAGCTGAGACCATCTCCAAACTCACGGGGTTAGAGGTGGATGACTTCTCAGATCAGGTAAGCGGCTCGAACCCCTACACCAGGGTTATGAAGAAGAAGGATGGGGCTTGCTTTTTCCTCAGGGATCTCAGGTGCTCAGTATACTCGGAGAGACCTTTAACATGCCGGTTCTATCCTTTCAGCTTAACAAAGGAGGATAAGGTTGCTGTGTTCAAGTTGACCGATGAGCCTTGCCCGGGGCTGGGTTTTGGAAAGCCTCTGCGAAGGGGGTTCTTCCTTAACCTGTTAGGCGTCGCGTCCAAACGTCTTCTAAACTTACGTTAACGTCTCGGCTTCTCCTTCTTGCCGGTTAACAGGGCTTGAAGCGAGACGCCGTTCACCTTGAAGACTCTGTATCGGACGCCTGGAAGATCTCCGTAGGCCTTCCCCTCCGGTCCACCTATGCCTTCGATGTGAACCTCGTCATGCTCATCCACGATGTTTAACGAGCCGTCTCCCGGCAGGAAAGCCGTGACCACTTTCCCGTTTCGAATAAGCTGAGCCCTAACGCACTTTCTGATGGCGCTGTTCGGCTGCCTACACTCGATACCAACCTTTTCTAGGACAATACCCCTCGCCTGCGGGGACCCTTCCAACGGGTCAACCTTATAGTCTAAGCCGAGAATCCTCCTCTTAAATGGAGTATACTTCCACCTCAACTTTTTCCTGCTTTTCCGCAGGCTTCTAGCCGCGCGCAAACCCCTAGTCTTCTTCGCCATAACAACCACTAGATGACCTTCATCAATCAACCAGATCCCCTATATTTATTTTTCCCGGCTATGAAACCGCTGCCGCCGACACCTTGACACGCCTCGAATAAATCAAAGGAAAACGGTGCGGCGGGAGGATAAACGCAAAATACCTAAAGCTCATATAACAGGTGGCGTGTCAACTCAAAATTTCACAGGGTGTATGTGGTCTGAAAACGCGGTTCGACGTTATCGTGGTTGGAGCTGGACCCGCAGGGTCTTCGGCGGCAATGGAGGCCGCCCTTAACGGGGTTGAAACACTCCTTCTCGAGGAGCATGAACGGGTTGGGGTTCCTCCGCACTGCGCCGGGATACTTTACGACCCAGACCTCCGGAAGCTGGATCTCCGATTGCCTGAGAATGTTATTCAAACTCATTTGAAGGGCGCGAGAATCCATGTATCTGACGCCGCTACCTTAGAGTGGAAGGCTTCCTTCACGATCGTTGACAGGCCGAGGCTGGACCAGCATCTCGCCGATATGGCGGTGAAATCTGGTGTTGAGCTTTGGACCAACACCTACGCGAAAGGAGTTGAAAGATATAACGGAAAGGTGTTCGTTGAAGCGGTGCAACGTAAATCGGTAAGAAAGATTGAAGCGTTGGGAGTGGTGGCCGCCGATGGCTATAAAAGCCAAATTCGAAGGGGCCTCGGCCTCCCAACCGATTTGGAGCTAGCCACCTGTCTCCAATACGAGGTTGAGCCTTCCCCACTCGAAGATAATGACGTGATGGACATTTACATAGGTGGGGAATACGCTCCGGGAGGCTACGCTTGGATCGTTCCCGTCTCCGAGGGTTCCGCTAGAATCGGACTGGGGGTTAGGAACGTTAAGCGGAGCCCAAAACATTACCTAGACGAGTTGATGAAACGTCGATGTCCCGGATTTAAAATCCTAAAAGTCATGGGACACTGCGTCCCCTTATCGGGTCCTTTACGCAAAACCTTTGACGACAATGTTCTCTTCGCAGGCGACGCTGCGGGGCAAGTTATACCGTCCAGCGGCGCTGGAATCACCTCCTCCATCACATGCGGACGAATCGCTGGAAGCGTCATCGCCCACGCCGTAAAATCCGGCTCTACAGCTTCGAAAGACCTTTCTCTCTACGAAAAAGGTTGGAGAAAGGTGTTGGGAGGAAAGTTTGAGGCTACACTTCAGCTAAAAAACTTGCTGGACACCCTATCCCCAGATGAAATTGAAGCGCTCAAGGACACCCTAAAGAAAGTTGACGCGGCGACCCTGTTGCGTGAGGGAAGGACGGTTAATTTAGCGTTCAGACTCCTTTTAAAGAAGCCTTCGCTGGCGAAATTTCTACCAGTAGTGTACAAAGTAAAGAGACATGGAATCTTCTAATCAAGCTTAGCCATTCCACGATGAAGGGCGAATCCTTAACGAAGTCTGGGACGTTTAGCTTTCAAGCCGCCTCTTCTCTCCAGCCTTAAAGTAAAGGCATAGATCGTTCAGGGGGCAGTCTACGCATTTAGGCTTAACCTTACACCTTTCCTTACCATGCCTGACCATCAGCGCGTGAAACTCCTTCAAAACCTCAAGCTCCTCCGGCAGGGATTTTTGAAGAAAACGCTTAACCGAGTCGTAACGACGCTCCAGGGTTAAACCAAGCCTGTTCAAGATCCTCGTGGTGTAGGCGTCGGCGACGCACTCAGGCTTATCAGCCGCGTAGAGGATGATCGAGTCAGCGGTTTCAGGGCCAACACCCTTCACTGAGAGAAGAACCTCCCTCAACCTGTCTGACGGCAGACGGAGTAGGTCATCTATGTCGCCGTTAAAATCCCTAGCGATCAGCGAAGCCATATTCTTCAGGTAAACGGCCTTCTCCCGGTAAAATCCAGCGGGCTTCAAAGCCTCCTCCAACTCGCCTAAGTCCGCCTGCGTTAAAGCCTTCGGATCCATCAACCCCTCCTCCTTCAACAAGGCTATTGAACGCTCAGCGTTCCGCCAATTCGTACGCTGCGTCAATATCGCGCCCACCATTACCTCAAACCGACTCTCACCAGGCCACCAACCTTGCCTCCCATAACTTTGAAGCAAACGTCCATAACACAACATCAAAAGGCCTTTACCTCCATTCACATCCGCCGCCTTCAAACCTGCTTCGACCACCTATCGATTAAAACAGCGCCTCTTTAAACAGAAATTTAACGTTAAACCAGCATCTCCCCATTATAAAACAAAAACCTTTAAACTCTCTTCTTGAAAAGAAAGGGGTAGCGGGCCCGTAGCTCAGCCAGACCTTCACGGTCCTGAAAAGGTAGAGCACCGGTGGCATAACATGAACCCGGTGAAGCTTTTAACCTGAGCTGGAGGCCACCCGGAGAACGGGCTCAAAGCCTAATTCGGGCAAGGGTCTCGGGTTCAACTCCCGGCGGGCCCGCCACATCGCGGGTCAGATAGATGGATACGAGGCTTCTCTTACCGCATCTTTTGCCTCAGGACCCTCGCATTAACCCAATCCTTTAGCGCCTCATAGAATCATCGTCTATGGTAGTGTAGTCACTTCTACGACCAACTTACCAGTCTTCTCCTTACAGAGATTACTGTTGTAGGTTCAGGGTTAGGCGCTCAAGATTTTATTTTATATTAGGTTCGATGAAGGAAATTATCAATTATTTGCATGGGGCTCCGTTAAGTTAAGGTCTCCTCCTGCATCGAAGCTATGAACCTAAATACTTCTGGGGTTGAGGCATCGGATGTGGGAGGCTTATCCAAACTTTTATGAACCATGTTAGGTCAAGCTCAGAAGAGTCTGAGCCAGTTTCGGGCATAGTGGGCTTTGCGGCCTTCACGCCAGCATGGAAAATAGCCGTTGAAGCATTCAGTCCCTTTCCATAAGGCTTGGACGGTCCTCTCCATTAAGCCACACCATTCCCCCCATATAGGCGATGTTCAAGCCC
Proteins encoded in this region:
- the mgtA gene encoding magnesium-translocating P-type ATPase; amino-acid sequence: MATPSFRSDSVEMDVEKMRARNDGGTKLGQGSSWALPRTEELLSLPIEDLLVRLNTSISGLSSEEVEERLRIYGYNELAKRKKRTAIAEFLSHFRSPLIVILLIAGLIAGFIGEIVNVGIIFSIVFISVLLDFYQESRAEKAAELLKEKVTTTATVLRDGVKQEVKLSEIVPGDIIYLSAGDIVPADARVIAAKDLFVNQSTLTGESFPVEKTPASIKSEAPPIEWNNCLFMGTSVISGTATALVLKTGGLTEYGKIAKRLVEKQPETEFERGIRGFSFLIMQVTFFLVMFVFFTNALFRRDVLESLLFAVALSVGMTPELLPMILSINLSKGALAMSKNGVIVKHLPSIENFGSMDILCTDKTGTLTENKIKLILHVDMEGKDSEKVLLYSFLNSYHQTGLKSPLDEAILEYKDIDVKDYQKIDEVPFDFVRRRVSVVVEHEKQRFFIAKGAPEDISKICSFCEHENKVLDLTEELHGKIEQKYYDLSSEGFRVLAVSYKKLREEKLVYSVNDESEMVFLGFVAFLDPPKESARESIQFLNKAGVELKILTGDNEMVTKKTCEHLGFEIKGILLGGEIAQMTDEALQIAVEEANVFARVTPTQKDRVITALKNNGHVVGYLGDGVNDAPSMKTADVGISVDNAVDIAKESADIILLQKSLRVLNDGVLEGRKTFGNTMKYIMMGVSSNFGNMFSVAGASLFLPFLPMLPIQILLNNLLYEFSQSTITTDNVDLDYVEKPKRWDISFIKQFMITLGPISSIFDFLTFFIMLIIFKATESLFQTAWFMESLCTQTLVIFAIRTRQTPFYKSKPSRLLLLSNVIIVGLALMLPYTPLGDLFRFVDPPPMFFLVLALLIAAYLALTEGVKKWFYKRYAHRLERTPTGKVRLYIKKTAKIMQEMVNVISHRP
- a CDS encoding YkgJ family cysteine cluster protein → MRAQPIRRAFASRHLEFPDDYAGKVVYPTGVRWACVKCGACCMDQNGRERKIWMLKREAETISKLTGLEVDDFSDQVSGSNPYTRVMKKKDGACFFLRDLRCSVYSERPLTCRFYPFSLTKEDKVAVFKLTDEPCPGLGFGKPLRRGFFLNLLGVASKRLLNLR
- a CDS encoding 30S ribosomal protein S12, with product MAKKTRGLRAARSLRKSRKKLRWKYTPFKRRILGLDYKVDPLEGSPQARGIVLEKVGIECRQPNSAIRKCVRAQLIRNGKVVTAFLPGDGSLNIVDEHDEVHIEGIGGPEGKAYGDLPGVRYRVFKVNGVSLQALLTGKKEKPRR
- a CDS encoding NAD(P)/FAD-dependent oxidoreductase, whose product is MVGAGPAGSSAAMEAALNGVETLLLEEHERVGVPPHCAGILYDPDLRKLDLRLPENVIQTHLKGARIHVSDAATLEWKASFTIVDRPRLDQHLADMAVKSGVELWTNTYAKGVERYNGKVFVEAVQRKSVRKIEALGVVAADGYKSQIRRGLGLPTDLELATCLQYEVEPSPLEDNDVMDIYIGGEYAPGGYAWIVPVSEGSARIGLGVRNVKRSPKHYLDELMKRRCPGFKILKVMGHCVPLSGPLRKTFDDNVLFAGDAAGQVIPSSGAGITSSITCGRIAGSVIAHAVKSGSTASKDLSLYEKGWRKVLGGKFEATLQLKNLLDTLSPDEIEALKDTLKKVDAATLLREGRTVNLAFRLLLKKPSLAKFLPVVYKVKRHGIF
- a CDS encoding endonuclease III domain-containing protein, which produces MVEAGLKAADVNGGKGLLMLCYGRLLQSYGRQGWWPGESRFEVMVGAILTQRTNWRNAERSIALLKEEGLMDPKALTQADLGELEEALKPAGFYREKAVYLKNMASLIARDFNGDIDDLLRLPSDRLREVLLSVKGVGPETADSIILYAADKPECVADAYTTRILNRLGLTLERRYDSVKRFLQKSLPEELEVLKEFHALMVRHGKERCKVKPKCVDCPLNDLCLYFKAGEKRRLES